Genomic window (Salinibacterium sp. M195):
TTCCAGAATGCTGGTGAGTAAGACGAGAGAATCGATCGTCACCCACTCCTCAGCGGCGTGGGCTCCGCCGCCGTCGACCCCAAAGAGCACTGTAGGAATCCCCGCGTCAGCCAATAGAGCGCAGTCGGTCCAAAACGCTTCGCCTCGCACCGTGGGCGTAGTGCCGCTGTGATGTTCAGCTGCCGCGATAAGGGAGGCCACGATGGCCTCGTGAGGATCGACACTAAACGGGTTGCGTTCAAGCCCAGCATGCACGCTGTAGATGAATTCAGGGTCATCCGCCGCTATCGAATCGAGAATAGCGCGCAGCTCAGTCTCGACCGTGGCTGCCGTCTCGCCGGGAAGGGTGCGACGTTCCAGGGCGATTCTGCATGACGCCGGATAGCTCGATTGTTCCTCGCCGCCGCTGATGACAGAGGCGTGGATGTTGGCCGTCCCGAGCATCCGATGGGGAGTTCGCTTCGCTAGTTCGCGATCGTGCTGGCCGAGCGCGGTGAGGAATGCGCCGGCTTTGACGATCGCGTCGATGCCAAGGTCGCGACGGGATCCGTGTGCTGCACGCCCGTGAATGGTGATGTCAAACCACGCGAACCCTCGGTGAGCGGTGACGATGTCGAGACCGCTTGGTTCGACGACAACAGCACAGTCCGCACTGTAGTGACGGAGCACTTCCTCGGTTCCTGCACTGGCAAATTCCTCGTCGGCGACGAGTGCGAGGATGATATCTCCGGCATGAGGCCGAGCGGCAACCTTGCTTGCCGCCACCATGATCGCGGCCACCCCCGATTTCATGTCGTAGGCGCCGCGGCCATAGATATTGCCATCCCGGTGTCGGGGCACGAGTCCGTCACCGTCGTAACTGCCCAACGACACCGTGTCGAGGTGTCCATTGAGCATGATGCTGCGCCCAGTACCCGTGCCTCTGCTTATCGCAACGATTGAAGGGCGGCCCGATGTTTCTTCAAGTCGATGACATTCGAAGCCATGCGAAGTGAGCCATGCCGTTGCATAGTCTGCGATGCGCGACTCGCCCGGCGCCCCGGAAACTAGACCGGGGTTAGAAGAATCGATTCGGATGAGGTCTTCGAGCACCGTGATAACCGAGTCGTGGTCTTCAAGCATTTGCAACGAGCCCTTTCGGGTTTGCGGCGCGGCCCTCAGTGCTCAGCAACACAATGACTGCGTCGGCTGCGACACTGAGCGCGGCTCGACGATCGGCATCGGCGAGCACGGCGTGAGCACCCGCGAGGGTTGAAGCACCACAGGGCCCAGAATCGACGCCGTTCTGTGCCAGCTCGTGGACCGCAGCGAAAGCTTGCCTATCGGAGATGGTGACGGATGAGTCAAGCCCTGCCTGCAGAATCGGCCACGCAATCTCTGAAACAGTGCCGCAGTTGAGGCCCGTCATTATCGTGTCTGCTGTGGACACAGAGGTCAGCTGTCCGGCGTTTAGCGAGGTGGTTACCGATGAGGCGGTTTCTGGTTCGACCGAAAGCACTGCAGGGGCGTTCTCGGTGGAACGATAGTGCGCGACGACAGCTTGTGCGAATGATCCGACTCCGGAGGGAGCCACGACGAGATCGATGTGGTCGATTCCCATCTCACGCAGTTGATCGTCAACTTCGGCGAACATTGTGTCGTAGCCGTCAACAATCGCTTGGGGAATGTCTGTGTATCCGCTCCACGCTGTGTCTTGGATCAGCACGACGTCGCCGACAGACGCACTTTTGGCGTGCTGCACCACATCGTCATAGGGCAGGTCAAGCACAACCAATGTTGCGCCCTCCCCCACGATTGCATCCTTAGCCGCTTGAGAGACTCCGTCGGGAACATAGATGGTGGCAGGCAGCCCGAGCAAGTTCGCGACGTGCGCTACGGCGCGGCCGTGGTTGCCATCCGTTGCGGCGGCAAGGGAAAGCGGGGAGGAAGACCCTAACCGATCGCGCAACTCCTCGAGCTGAAGAGCGACTCCAGGAACATCCAATCGAGCGGAAAGAGCGCGTGAGATTGCATACGAAGCCCCCAATATCTTGAATGCTGGCAACCCGAGCCGCTGCGACTCATCTTTCACGAACACAAACCCGACGTTCAGCATCGCCGCGATCTCGGGAACGGAGACAAGCGGAGTAGGGGCATAGCCGGGCAGCGAACGATGAAACTCACGAATTGTCGAACCTAATGGCTTCATGCGCCACAAACGCGCCGCCGCATTCAGATACCACCCTGCTGTGGAGTCCACTGGGTTCACAGTCATTGTCGTCTTTCCCTCGCTAGAAGCACCGGAGCGATTCGGGCATTAGCCCACATGCAGACTTCATCGTCTCGCATGTGCACAAGTGAGCGATAGGGGTGTTTGCCACAGGGACTGGCAATGTGGCGAAGCGTCACCAACCAGCGGTACCCGGTCCGCCTTTGAACGGGCCGACAATACTCGACGTGATCCAGCCACCATAGAAATCGCCGGCCTGGGTTGTCACTTGCTCGCCGTCAATTTCGCAAGAATCCATTTGGCTCGGATACAGCGCGACGCGGGTTTCCAACGATTCGAAGCCGCGCGTTGGGGTGGCGTAGGTCCACGCAGCGCGTGCCGCCACCACTCCCTCGGCAACAACATCGAAGTACTGCGCTTCTCCCTTGAACTCGCAA
Coding sequences:
- a CDS encoding ArgE/DapE family deacylase; this translates as MLEDHDSVITVLEDLIRIDSSNPGLVSGAPGESRIADYATAWLTSHGFECHRLEETSGRPSIVAISRGTGTGRSIMLNGHLDTVSLGSYDGDGLVPRHRDGNIYGRGAYDMKSGVAAIMVAASKVAARPHAGDIILALVADEEFASAGTEEVLRHYSADCAVVVEPSGLDIVTAHRGFAWFDITIHGRAAHGSRRDLGIDAIVKAGAFLTALGQHDRELAKRTPHRMLGTANIHASVISGGEEQSSYPASCRIALERRTLPGETAATVETELRAILDSIAADDPEFIYSVHAGLERNPFSVDPHEAIVASLIAAAEHHSGTTPTVRGEAFWTDCALLADAGIPTVLFGVDGGGAHAAEEWVTIDSLVLLTSILEEVVTHSISKLRDLA
- a CDS encoding diaminopropionate ammonia-lyase, with amino-acid sequence MTVNPVDSTAGWYLNAAARLWRMKPLGSTIREFHRSLPGYAPTPLVSVPEIAAMLNVGFVFVKDESQRLGLPAFKILGASYAISRALSARLDVPGVALQLEELRDRLGSSSPLSLAAATDGNHGRAVAHVANLLGLPATIYVPDGVSQAAKDAIVGEGATLVVLDLPYDDVVQHAKSASVGDVVLIQDTAWSGYTDIPQAIVDGYDTMFAEVDDQLREMGIDHIDLVVAPSGVGSFAQAVVAHYRSTENAPAVLSVEPETASSVTTSLNAGQLTSVSTADTIMTGLNCGTVSEIAWPILQAGLDSSVTISDRQAFAAVHELAQNGVDSGPCGASTLAGAHAVLADADRRAALSVAADAVIVLLSTEGRAANPKGLVANA